CAAGAGGAGAGGGTAGGGATGGCAAATTCATAGGATCGGGCAAGAAAACTGGAGGAAATGCAATCGAAGTCACGCTGATATAATATTATCGGTCAAGGCGTGAACCCACTTCAGTCGAGCGAAGCCATGCCAAAGCGAAATTTTTTTATCACCGGTGCCAATTCAGGTTTTGGATTGGCGATTGCCCAGGCCGCCCTCGAAGCAGGCATGGGGTAATTGGTACGGTCCGGTCGCAAAGCGCGAGAGCGTCTTTACTGGAGCGCCTGCCGGATGCACGCTCGGTCCTGTGTGACGTTACCGCCTTTGATCGTATTCCTGACATCGTCGCACAGGCAGAGCAAGATTACGGTCCTGTCGATGTGCTCATCAATAATGCCGGCTATGGACATGAAGGTATTTTGGAGGAGTCTTTTCTTGGAGAAATGCGCCGTCAGTTCGACGTAAATGTCTTTGGGGCCGTTGCTGTCGCCAAAGCCTTTCTGCCGCTTTTTCGTGAACGACGTAACGGGTTTATCGTGAACGTGACATCGATGGGTGGTTTGATCACGATGCCTGGCCTGGCGTCCTACTGTGGTAGCAAATTCGCTTTGCAGGGCATTTCGGAAGTGATGCGAGCCGAAATGGCACCCTTCGGCGTTCATGTTACGGCGCTGTGCCCAGGATCATTCCGTACAGACTGGGCTGGGCGTTCGATGGTCCGGACTCATCGATCAATAGCGGATTACGATGCTCTGTTCGATCCGATCCGTGCGGCGCGACACGAAAAGGACGGCAAACAGATGGGCGATCCACATAAACTGGCCGCCGCTGTGCTCGAACTCGTTGCGTCGGACGCTCCTCCACCGCAACTCCTCTTGGGCAGCGATGCTCTACGATTGGTTCGGGAACGGATCTCACATTTGAAGGCAGAGATTGCAGAATGGGAGGAATTAACCCGGTCGACAGACGGCTGATATTTCTGCGAAGCGGCGACTGTCAGCAGGCTGGTTCGATTAGCCAGATGTTCGAGGGGAGTGTGAAAGCGGTCGGGTATTACGCTCCCCATTCCTCCTCATCCATCAGCACCATCCTTACACAACCCTCTGATCACCAGCATAATGGCCGCACGTTCGCAGGGCGATCCAGCAGCCGATAATCCTCCATCGAGAGCCAGCGTGGCGAGGCCGTGAACAGCGGCCCAGCACGCGAGTGTCGCGGCCTCCAGGTTATCAGGTGCGACTTGCTGGACCCGCCGGACCATGACGCCATATGCATTGTCTTCAACAGGTGGTGGCCCGCCATCATGTCCGGCAAACATCAGGCGAAAAAGCTTAGGCTGATTCCGGGCAAAAGCGACATAGGCCTCGCCCTGTGCAAGCAGGGCCCTTTGGGCATCCGGCTGCTGGTCTGCGGACAGCAATACTTCGCGAAGCATCTCGAAACCATGCACGGCTACAGCGGCCAGAAGAGCCTCTTTGTCTCGAAAATGTCGGTAGGGCGCCATGGCTGACACACCTGCTTCGCGAGCAACGGCGCGTAGCCCCACCGCTTCTCCTCGCTCGAGAGACGCCAAAGCTGCGGCGACAAGGCGTGTCCGCAGATCGCTGGAAACGGAATCATTCATGTTTACAATGTACACCAAATTCAATACGCTTACATTGTAAACTCCATGGAGCTGCATCATGCAAGCCGCAATCAACCGCCAATCCGTCGACCTTTCTGCGTATCCCGATCTCGTGATGATCATGCTCGGTTTTCGGATGCGGAGCTGGCGCAGCCTGCTTGCCATGCGACGGATCGGGCAGGGATTAGCGCAAATCGCTCGTGATCGCCCAGATGGCCTGCTTGCTGACGAGGGCCTGAGGTTCAGTTTGACGCATATCGGCTTTCGTCAATACTGGCGCGATATGGATGCGCTCGAGCGTTTTACGCGCAGCGAACCGCATGCCGACTGGTGGCGCCGTATACGAGAGATGACGGCGGGTGCGGGTTTTTGGCATGAAACCTATCACGCCCGTGGCGGTATCGAGGCCGTATACGTCGGGATGGATCAACCTGTTGGCTTGCAGCGTTTCGCCCCTGAGAGAAGCCCAACGGGGCCTTTCGCGTCGGCTCGGTCGAGGATTCAAGGGGGCGCTGCAAACGCACCAACGCAGCACGCGCCTGAACCAGTGCAATGAATGCGCTCTGGTATCCCTAATATCGACCTGAATATGTTCGGCTGACCGCAACAGCCGACGATGATCTTGACCCAAGCCGCCCCAACCCGGGCGGCTTTTTTCGTTCTGGAGACATGATCGATGATCGCTTCATTGGAAATCGCTCTGGCGCTTCTGCGTCGGGAGGATATCGAGGGGCTGCGTCTTGCGCCCTATCTCTGCCCGGCCGGGTATTGGACCATCGGGATTGGCAATCGCTTCCTCGGTGATGGCTCACCCGTCACGGCTGTCACGAAACCCGTTACAGAAACCGAGGCGCTCGATCTTGCAGGCAAAACGCTGGCCGGGCTGAGCAAGACACTGCTCGAAGCGGTGCATGTCCCGCTGGCTCCGTGGCAGGAGGGGGCGCTTCTGTCGTGGCAGTTCAATGTGGGCAGTGCCGCCATGCGTAGCTCTACGCTTGTCTCGCTTCTGAACAGGGGCCTCTACGCGGCGGCGGGACAACAGCTTTTACGCTGGGACAAAGCCACGGTGAATGGCCGCCTTATCGTGCTGCCTGGCCTTCAGCGCCGTCGCCGTATCGAGCTTTCTGTTTATCAGGGCCGCCCAATTGCGGGTGTACCGTTTACGGTCTGACTGACCGTCTCTCTTCTCTCCCACAATCGAATATGGAGACACACTGCCATGACACTAGATTGGCAAAGCCTTTACGCGTCCATTCTCCCATTCATATCGGCCGAGATCTCGGCCGATATGACATTGGTTGGGACGTTTCTCGTCTCGCTTTGCGCGGTAATCGCCCGATTCTGGCCACGCCCTGCTGCAGGATCGAGATGGTTGATTGTCTATCGCCTGGTGAACTGCATCGGGATGAACGGAAGACACGCCGCGAATGCAGATGATAGCCGGAAAGGTTCTTAGGCTTCGCTGCGTTCAGTTCGCGGGAGGGGACGCATGATTTGTTTCAAGCCCCAATATGGTCAGGCGACGTATCGCTTCCGATCTTGACGGAAGATCTGGCTGCAGACGCCGCCATTCGTCCACCGAAGATATAAAACTCTTCGAGGCGACAAGCTGGATACGCTGATCTTGCTTCTCATCATTCATATTCGAGCGATAGCGTAAAACATCATATGCGCAAAGTGTGTAAGATATGTTGCGCGGTTGAGTAAGGTGTGTAAGTTGAGTGTTCGGACCTGGGGATTGCAGCCTCAGGCCCGAACTAACCTCCAGCAGGGATCACTCCCCATGCCACAGGCTGATGCCTCTCCTAGCACGTCTCGACGTGCTGTTCTCTCTCAACTTGCTGTTGTGCCTCTTCTCGGCTCAATCGCCGCATTCATTCCAGCTGCGCAGGTACTAGGCGAAGCCGATGCCACGCTACTGGGGCATATCGCTCGCGCTATCGAAACGCATCGGGTCATGAATGATCGAGCGCACAAGTCTTCCGACGAGGAATACCTCGCTCTCATGGACGAGTTTGACAGTCAGCTGGATGACCTGGCCGAGATCCGGGCCGTCACGCCCACGGGGCTCGGGGCCAAAGCATGCCTCATTCAGCTGTATCTCCCCTCCTATTTCCACGCGTTTGAGGTGGACGAGCGCAGCCCGGAAATCCGTCTCCTCCTCAGTTTCATCCAAGACGCCGCCTTCTTCGCACAAAGGAATGCCTTATGAATGAGATGCTTATCCCCCTCAGCTTCGAGGGCAGGGAAATCCGTGTGGTGACGATCGGCGGCAAGCCGTTCTTTGTCGGCAGGGACGTGGCCGAGCGGCTGGGCTACGCCAACCCAAGCAAGGCGATGACCGACCACTGCAAGGGGGTAACGAAACGCTACCCCCTTTCGACCGAGGGCGGAGTACAGGATGTCCGCGTTCTGTCTGAGCCCGATGTGCTGCGGCTGATCGTCCGCAGCAAGCGCCCCGAGGCCGAACGCTTCGAGCGCTGGGTGTTCGAGGAAGTCCTGCCCGCCATACGCAAGACCGGTGGCTACATGACAGCTGCCCCGGAGGAAACACCCGAGGCCCTCGCCGCCCGCGCTTTGGCCGTGTTGCAGGCCACGGTAGCCCGGCAGAAAGCCGCGCTGGCGGAAACATTGCCCAAAGCGGAGGTGTACGATCGGCTGGTGAATGCCGAGGGCAGTCTGTGCATCACCGCCGCCGCCAAGAACCTCCATATGCGCCCCAAGGCTCTGTTCGACTGGCTGGCGCATAATGGCTGGATCTACCGCCGCCCCGGCGCCGATCACTGGCTGGGCTATCAGGCCCACACCTCCAATGGCGATCTGGACCACAAGATCACCACCGTTACCCGTCCCGACGGCTCGGAAAAGGTGACAGAGCAGGTGCGTATCACCGCGAAGGGCCTCGCCAGACTGGAAAAGCTGATGCCTGAGCGGCTGCATAGCGTGGCGTGAGCGTGCGCCGTAGATGTGCACGTATTAAAGGAATGGGCGGTATCAATGATAAAAATATCGTGAGTTACATTTTTTAATTTTCATATATAGTCAAACTATATTCTTCATGAATAAAAGGGAACGCCGTGAGAAATAGAGTTTCAACCCATATATTACGTTCGTCTTTCCTTATTATACCTCTCGTCCTCGCTGCCTGTCAGAGCGGGCCAGATCGTTCACCCCAGGACACGGCGAGGTTGAGCCCAGACTATATCGACCCAACCAAATCCGTTTTCCCTCTTACAAACTACTCGCAGTTGGTCGATCAATGGATCCTGGCCGGCGCAGACCCGACTGCGGCCATTATCGACGCAGCAACCCAGCAGCGTTATTTCGCGGCGCTGAAATCACAATATTTCGGTATGGGTGATGACGGTCATTCCCCTTGGAACCCTGTTTTTGTGGGCAAGCTGCTCGCAGCCGGCGTGGAGAGCACGCGCGACTGGGGCATCAATGCTTATCTGGGTGCGGCGCGTCAGTCCTGGGGGCAGAACTTCAGAATTCACGATGACGCGTGGAAAAATGCCGTGCGCGATAACGCCGCGGTAGACATCGATAACGGCTATCACGCTGCCAATCGCGGTATCGCTCTGCGGGAAACCCTCGTGCGGGTGCTTCCGACAGATGACCCCGCCTATAACGACCCGCGCAAGGCAGGCGAGGGCTATCCGTTCGATAATCTTCAGATGTCGTCTGTGCGGCCTGGCACGCCGGTCTACACACTGACCGTCAGCCGCGATCATCGCTGGAGATATGTTGTCTCGCCGGATGTCACAGGCTGGGTGCATTATGAGGATATCGCCCAGGCACGTGAGCCGTTCGTGAATAGCTGGGTCAAAATGGCGTCAGCACATCTCGGTGCAGCGACCCGTCAGCCCGTCTCGATTTTTGACGATAACGTTTTTCATTTCACGGTCCGCATCGGTACGATTCTGCCGTTCAGGAGTGCCAAATCTGGCGTGACCGAGGTGGCTATCCCAGTGAGCGATGCCACAGGACATGCGCAGATCGCCTGGTATGCAGACCAGGATCAAGCCTTTGCGCCAATGCCGCTAGCGATGAATCGCGCCAATATTGCCATGCTTGTGCGCTCGCTCGTCAGCCGTCCCTATGGTTGGGGCAATTATAACTTCTACAACGACTGCTCGGCGGAGCTGCGTAGCCTGCTCATACCCTTTGGCATCCTCATGCCGCGCAACTCGCTGGCACAGATCCAGGCGACAAGCCGCACCGTCGATCTTGGCAAGGAAGATGTGGAGGCGCGGCTCGATTATCTCGTTAAAAACGGCAAGCCGTTCACCACGCTCATTCACATTCCCGGTCACATCATGATGTATATCGGGAATACTACCGTGAACGGCCAAACCGTGCCGATGACGTATCAGGATGTCTGGGGCTTGCGTCCTAAAGACGCTGACGGCCGTAGTATCATCGGCGGGTCGGTATTCTTCCCGCTCATGAAGTCCTACCCGGAAAACACCAACCTGCAGTCGCTTGCCGGCAAGGCAAAATTTGAGGTCGGCTTTATCGAGTAGCCATGGCGATGCGAAAGATCCTCGATCTGGGGGTCTTTCGCCATCTTGGTATATGGGCCGGTTATAGAACCGTGGCACCTACCCGGATAGAAAGCCGGATAAATCATCGCAAGTCTCAGGTGTTATCGTAATTATATCAATGACTTGTTGGAAAAACGAACAGGTTTTGTAAACCGAAGGTCGGGGGTTCAAATCCCTCACCCGGCACCATGACTCTCACGATGCACCCGAACAACAGATGATCTCTGCGCGGTTTATCCGACTGCGTCTGTGCTCGCCTGCGAGACGAAGGCATCGTTCGATGTTCTGCCTTCTTTGCAACGCCATTTCGACAGGCAGGGGTAGTGTTCCCCTGGTGGCGAGCTCCAATACGCCCGAAGCGGGCGACCTTCTAATGCACTCCGGAAACGGTGCCTGACTTGTTCGCGTCAAGATAAGCGATAAGCGCTGCCAGTGCCTTCCCCAGTCGTTGCTGCAATGCGTCTGAATAATGCGCGCTGTCATGAGCGAGCTGATCGACAGGTATTTCCGGTATCATCGACGCGGCGGGCTCGCATGAACAGATCAGTGCCGGAGCATTGAACCAAACGTTTTTCGGGCCAGCGCTTCTGGGCGTGAATCCTTTTGGATCGAATCGCTCCGGCGCATCCCATTGTCCCTTCATGCCAAGAGGGAGTGGTGGAATCATGATGGGAAAGACACCCAGCGAGCGTGCATACCCAGCCAGAGCAAAGGCCGAGATATGTTGCATCATGGGGGTCTGGGCTCCGGAGCGCCCACTCAACTGACCGGATCTTTCGTCATAGTCATTGGGGCTGTCAATCGGGATGGTGATGTAGTCAGGTCGTATGCCCGCACCGAGTAGCGTATAGGCGCGTGCAAGGAACTCTCCGGTTGTTTGCCCGGCCCAGGAAGCATCGACATAGGATGTTGGATGGCCTGCGGTCGTCAGAACCGAAGCCGCAACGCGACCAAATCCATCATAGCCGGTTGCAGTGGCGAAGCCCTGTGTCAGGCTGTCGCCAACGCCCATCAATGTTCGGCTCTTCGTGTGGCTTCCGTAAACGACGCCGCCAACATAGAAGAGGGCCATATCCCGGGTTGTGTTGTCCGGCCTCATTGCGAGCCTGTTGCTGTTGACGAAATCCCCCTTGGCGAAACCCCATTCAGCAGTCTCGCTGGGAAAGGCCGACTTGAAGGTCTGTATGTTGATACTTCCATTGGGTGCTGACCCGACGAGATAGGCTACGCTATAGGCGTCTTGAGCGGTGACGACTCTTGTGAAAACGAGGCTACCCGTTTTCCCATCTGACCTCGGCAGGGAATGAAGGTTGATCTCATCACTGAGCGTATAGGAAGGCAGTGACGGGTTGGTAGCTGCTGCCAATATGGGGGTGCGGGAGCCGGCTACTGTTACCACGGTCCATGCGCCGCCCTCCGGGTTTGTCATGTCCGTTATCGATAGGCTTGGTGCAACGATGATGCCTTCCAGCTTTTGCGGGCTCAACGCTGTATTGACCAGGATGAGACGCATCGTCTCGAAACTGGTCGGGACAGAATAATCTGCCTGATAGGAGTATTGACCCGGTCCGGAAGCATTGCGGACATTGCTCCCAATCATCATTGCATGATGGGAGATCCTTGCCTCCCCTTCCTGAGCCCAGCTTATTGGTGCGGCCAGGAACGCAGCCAGTATTCCAGCCGGAAGGAGCGTAGCTGAAGTTATACGCAACAGGGCGATACTTCCGCCACGCAGCGTTCTCTTCGAGCCACCAGATCCGCCAGATCCGCGTTGAGCGACAAGGCTTTGTCGAACGCGTTGATGGCCTCGTGATACTGTCCCGCTTCCTGCAAGGCGATTCCCATATGTCCATATAGATGGCACTCCTTGGGGAACAGGGCGATTGCGCGCTGCAGGTATGAAACGCCTTGAGAGACACTCCCTGTCTTCCTCGAAGCCTCCGCAATACGGTGGTAGGCTTCGATATGTTCGGGATGTATCCGCACGATCTCCTTGCAGATTGCGACGACTTTCTCGTGATCGCCCATGGCTTTCGCGTCAAGGGCCAGCTCGTACATATGCGACGGTACATTGACGCCCTCGGCCTGAAGGCGGCCGATCAGGCTTTTGACCCAACGCGGATGCTGCCTGATGATAAGGGCCGAGAGCAGGCCAAGCAGGTAAGGCAACTTGTCTTTCTTCTGACGTCGCAGAACGGTGCGTACGTCATGATGATTTCCATCAATCATCGCAGCGAAGATCTTTGACATCGTCGCCGATCCGGAAAATGCGAAAATTGCGGGGTGACCGATATAATGAACCGGTATGAGTTCTGCGTGAGGCAGGGCCGCCATTATGGCTTGGGTGTGAGCGTAATCAGGCGGATCGACTGGATCGGATACGAGGTAGATCTTGTTCCTGAGCGTCGAATAGCCGGAATTGGACCGTATCTCCATCGCTCCGTGAAGATGGGGGGCGAAGTAGCGGGTGAAACGAGGCTCATATGGGGCCTTGGCAGGGTCGATCGACCACTGAGGCGCCACTGCGAGAGTAATGTTGGCATCCAGCAGTTCTGCATAGCGCAGGGCTGCATAGGCGCCCATGCTTGCGGCATATGAAAGAGTGAAACGGTCGACGAGGAACGGCATGGCAGCAGCGATTGCCCGCCGCATGGATTTCTCAGGATACCATTGCGGGCCAGTTGCGACGAAGGCCACACAGTTCAGATCAAGCCGTTCGGCAAGATGTTCCCCCCAGAAATTGC
The sequence above is drawn from the Asaia bogorensis NBRC 16594 genome and encodes:
- a CDS encoding lysozyme, translated to MIASLEIALALLRREDIEGLRLAPYLCPAGYWTIGIGNRFLGDGSPVTAVTKPVTETEALDLAGKTLAGLSKTLLEAVHVPLAPWQEGALLSWQFNVGSAAMRSSTLVSLLNRGLYAAAGQQLLRWDKATVNGRLIVLPGLQRRRRIELSVYQGRPIAGVPFTV
- a CDS encoding TetR/AcrR family transcriptional regulator, which produces MNDSVSSDLRTRLVAAALASLERGEAVGLRAVAREAGVSAMAPYRHFRDKEALLAAVAVHGFEMLREVLLSADQQPDAQRALLAQGEAYVAFARNQPKLFRLMFAGHDGGPPPVEDNAYGVMVRRVQQVAPDNLEAATLACWAAVHGLATLALDGGLSAAGSPCERAAIMLVIRGLCKDGADG
- a CDS encoding phage antirepressor KilAC domain-containing protein, with the protein product MNEMLIPLSFEGREIRVVTIGGKPFFVGRDVAERLGYANPSKAMTDHCKGVTKRYPLSTEGGVQDVRVLSEPDVLRLIVRSKRPEAERFERWVFEEVLPAIRKTGGYMTAAPEETPEALAARALAVLQATVARQKAALAETLPKAEVYDRLVNAEGSLCITAAAKNLHMRPKALFDWLAHNGWIYRRPGADHWLGYQAHTSNGDLDHKITTVTRPDGSEKVTEQVRITAKGLARLEKLMPERLHSVA
- a CDS encoding SGNH/GDSL hydrolase family protein, producing MMIGSNVRNASGPGQYSYQADYSVPTSFETMRLILVNTALSPQKLEGIIVAPSLSITDMTNPEGGAWTVVTVAGSRTPILAAATNPSLPSYTLSDEINLHSLPRSDGKTGSLVFTRVVTAQDAYSVAYLVGSAPNGSINIQTFKSAFPSETAEWGFAKGDFVNSNRLAMRPDNTTRDMALFYVGGVVYGSHTKSRTLMGVGDSLTQGFATATGYDGFGRVAASVLTTAGHPTSYVDASWAGQTTGEFLARAYTLLGAGIRPDYITIPIDSPNDYDERSGQLSGRSGAQTPMMQHISAFALAGYARSLGVFPIMIPPLPLGMKGQWDAPERFDPKGFTPRSAGPKNVWFNAPALICSCEPAASMIPEIPVDQLAHDSAHYSDALQQRLGKALAALIAYLDANKSGTVSGVH
- a CDS encoding C40 family peptidase, with product MSPDYIDPTKSVFPLTNYSQLVDQWILAGADPTAAIIDAATQQRYFAALKSQYFGMGDDGHSPWNPVFVGKLLAAGVESTRDWGINAYLGAARQSWGQNFRIHDDAWKNAVRDNAAVDIDNGYHAANRGIALRETLVRVLPTDDPAYNDPRKAGEGYPFDNLQMSSVRPGTPVYTLTVSRDHRWRYVVSPDVTGWVHYEDIAQAREPFVNSWVKMASAHLGAATRQPVSIFDDNVFHFTVRIGTILPFRSAKSGVTEVAIPVSDATGHAQIAWYADQDQAFAPMPLAMNRANIAMLVRSLVSRPYGWGNYNFYNDCSAELRSLLIPFGILMPRNSLAQIQATSRTVDLGKEDVEARLDYLVKNGKPFTTLIHIPGHIMMYIGNTTVNGQTVPMTYQDVWGLRPKDADGRSIIGGSVFFPLMKSYPENTNLQSLAGKAKFEVGFIE
- a CDS encoding phenylacetaldoxime dehydratase family protein — its product is MQAAINRQSVDLSAYPDLVMIMLGFRMRSWRSLLAMRRIGQGLAQIARDRPDGLLADEGLRFSLTHIGFRQYWRDMDALERFTRSEPHADWWRRIREMTAGAGFWHETYHARGGIEAVYVGMDQPVGLQRFAPERSPTGPFASARSRIQGGAANAPTQHAPEPVQ
- a CDS encoding oxidoreductase gives rise to the protein MPDARSVLCDVTAFDRIPDIVAQAEQDYGPVDVLINNAGYGHEGILEESFLGEMRRQFDVNVFGAVAVAKAFLPLFRERRNGFIVNVTSMGGLITMPGLASYCGSKFALQGISEVMRAEMAPFGVHVTALCPGSFRTDWAGRSMVRTHRSIADYDALFDPIRAARHEKDGKQMGDPHKLAAAVLELVASDAPPPQLLLGSDALRLVRERISHLKAEIAEWEELTRSTDG
- a CDS encoding tetratricopeptide repeat protein codes for the protein MPLIYSDEHIQVFFRPGQSDVTYIFFSELTFQANGRNFWGEHLAERLDLNCVAFVATGPQWYPEKSMRRAIAAAMPFLVDRFTLSYAASMGAYAALRYAELLDANITLAVAPQWSIDPAKAPYEPRFTRYFAPHLHGAMEIRSNSGYSTLRNKIYLVSDPVDPPDYAHTQAIMAALPHAELIPVHYIGHPAIFAFSGSATMSKIFAAMIDGNHHDVRTVLRRQKKDKLPYLLGLLSALIIRQHPRWVKSLIGRLQAEGVNVPSHMYELALDAKAMGDHEKVVAICKEIVRIHPEHIEAYHRIAEASRKTGSVSQGVSYLQRAIALFPKECHLYGHMGIALQEAGQYHEAINAFDKALSLNADLADLVARRERCVAEVSPCCV